The genome window AACAGTTATTTTGAGTATTAGATGTTAAGTCTTTCCATTTCAAGTTTATTAACTCGTTCAATAAGCATCCTGTACTAATTAAAAAAGAAATTATAGCCCTATCTCTCTTATTCAAATTAGGGAATATAGATATTAACTTATTTAACTCATCAAGACTCAATACATCGTTTTTATTTTTTATTCTAGATACATAAGGTTTACTTATATTAGCAAAGGGGTTATTTTGTATATAATTTTCTTTCACTAGAAAATTATAAAAACTGTGCAAATAACTGTATATTTTTTCGCAAGTTGATTTAGCATATATACTGTTGATATATTCTATGAATTGTTTGCTTTCATTAATATTTATGTTTAGCAAATTTTTATCGCTTAAAGTAGACTTAAATAGGATTATTTTATTTAAATAGTCAGATCTACTTAGAGGTTTAAGTTTTCTAGAAAATTCCTTGAATAGTTCATGTTCATATTCTGATAAACCCTCCATAAATACTCCCTCCCTTTAATATTTTAAGATCACATTAATTATACTCTAAATACAAATATTATTAAATTATAATAATTCTAACTTAATAATTAAAATCCTTTGAAAAAATTCAATTTTACTGATATACTTTATATGTTAATTTTATAGAATGTATTAAAGTACATAATTTGAAGGAGGCTTTGCAATGAGCGATATTTTAAAAGCTATAATCCTTTCTATTGTAGAAGGGGTTACAGAATTCTTACCTATTAGTAGCACGGGGCATTTAATTCTTGTCAATCAATGGATAAATTTTGAAGGTAATTTTGGATTTTACTTTAATGTTATTATTCAGTTTGGAGCTATTTTATCTGTTGTAATCTTGTATTTTAAAAAACTCAATCCTTTTGATAAATCCAAAACACAAATACAAAAACAGCAAACTATTAATTTATGGTCAAAAGTAATAGTTGGATTTATTCCAGCTGCTATATTAGGATTTTTATTTGCAGATATAATAGAAAACTATTTAAGTAATCCTATAGTAGTGGCTATAATGCTGTTTATTGGTGGTATTTTTATACTAGTTTTAGAAAATAGCTCTAAAAGAGTCAAAATAAATAATTTTGATAAACTAAGCTATAAAACGGCTTTTTCAATAGGTATGATTCAATGTTTAGCAATGATTCCTGGAACTTCAAGATCTGCTGCTACAATCATAGGAGCAATGCTTTTAGGCACGTCAAGACAAGTAGCTGCAGAATTTTCTTTTTTCTTAGCAATACCTACAATGGCAGGCGCAACAGCTTATTCTGTGCTCAAGATGGTTAAAAGTGGAGTGACAATAACATCTAATCAGTGGATGGTATTACTAGTAGGTATTATAGGTTCATTTATAGTAGCTACATGTGTTATATCTTTTTTTATGAATTATATAAAAAGAAAGGATTTTAAAATATTTGGATACTATAGAATAGTTCTTTCTGTAATAATACTTTTTCATTACTTTGTTAAATAAAATAAGAATGTAGGTAATTACCTACATTCTTATTTTATTTAACATATATTTGTAATTGTATTGATATCCAACCAAAAGCCTCTCTAGTAATTTTTTTCAGTTTCATTTCTAGTTGAAGATATAGATTTTTCAATAAAATCTAATTTTTCTTTATATGATTGCATATAAATCTTCATAATGTGTCCCATTTTAAAATGGGTATTTGGTCCTATATATAGGTATTATATACCATCCTGATGGTTTTAGTCTATTAATTTAGAGCGAACTTGTAATCATCTTTATTATATCGCTGTTCTCTTCTTTAAACGTTGTAACTATTGTAATCTTATCTAGAGCACATGTTAATGCAGTACATATCATATTTAAGTTTTTTATGAAATTGTTAATTTCGTTATTAGAACTAGACTCACTCAAATGATGCCCATATAACATTTCAATTTGACATAATATAAGTGATTTATATTCTAGATTATTTATAGAATATATATTAGATATTGTTACTCCATTTTTATTGCTTAAATTTGTTAATTCATCATTTGCGTATATATAAGGTATATTACTTTCCTCTAATGCTTTTCTTAAAATATATTGAAAATATATCATATTTCCATTTTTCAATTTTCTTTTATTATACGGATATACAATCACTATATCTGAATAACCGAATCCTTTTTTTGTTATTAAGTATTCTATTTCCCATATTATTGATTTGATTTTTTCTTCTATATCATCAACAAATATAATCTCTACATCTTCACCTTCACATCGCAAAGATTTTGTATTTAAATAATAATCATTAGGTAGATTGTCATCGAAATTTTCTATATATTTCTTTATATTACTTCTGAAATTATTTACAAATAAAGATATGTTTTGTGTTTGCTTATAGTTATATTCAAGAGTTATAATATCATCAAAAGCTATATTTTCCCAAAAACCTTTGAATGATTTGATATTATTTTGTATATCTTGAGATTTATCAACTGATATATTAAAAATATTTTTAGACTTAAATAATATACCATGGATAAATTTTATCTCTTCTTCATTAAAGTTTTCACATCCATCTATGAAAATTCCTTTGTATATTTTCTTTTCTTTCAATGTGTTTTTTACTTGTAAAAAAACATTTTTAAAATATTTAGAAAAATCTAGCTTAAGCTTATTGTAATCTATTACTAGATTCAAATCTTTAGCCATCTTAAATATAAATCCATGATAGTTATATATATCTAAGTTATCAGGTGATTTATATAATAAATTAATTTGATTTTTAATATCATGCATCAGCTGCTTATTATATGTTATAAATAAAAATCTTTCCTTTGGATACAATTTAGCAAGTTTTATAGCTCTTGATATTAATATAGTTGTTTTAGAGCTGCCATTAGGACCTGTAAATAGAGTATTACCATACTTTATAGAGTTGATTTTTTCTATTTGAGAAGGACTTAAAAATAATGAATTATATCTATATTCATCTTTAGAAAATAATATCTTTTTGAAAAACTTGTTTTTCGTATTTTCCTTATCATATTTTTTTATGACATGGTATTCAGGTGATATATAGAATCTAAATAGATTTAAAATAACATCATCATTCTCACCCATTAAGTATTTATCTAATAGGCTTGTATCATTAATTAACTCATTATATTTAATATTATCAATAATATGATTATTTATAAAATCATTTTCTATATTATCTATTTCAATATAGGGCATAATATATATTAAGTTATATTTAACATCTAAATTAAAACTTTTTAAATTTTCTTGTAATGTATAGTATTCTTCTTCCATTACTTCTAATAATTCATCTTCTAGTATAGAATATATTTCTTCGGTAGTATCCATGAATTTAATGAATAGAATGTTATTATTTTTAATATACATTAAATCTATATTAATACCATTTACAGGAACTACTTTTGTTAGTCCTATACCACTTAAAGAGTTTATACAATTTTCATAAAAATGCATCTCACTGTCTTTTATTCTAAGCGAATCTAAATTAGAATGAATATTATTTGAATATATTTTCAATTGTATCCCCCTTTTCTTTTTATATTATTATATCATTTAATTATTATTTTTCTAGTAGGACATATTATTTATTATTTTTTTTAACTATGAAAACGGAATCCAATTCATTAACTCTAAAGGCTGTATTTATTAATTGTATAAAAGTGTTATCGTTGGCTTTATTTAAATACATAAGGCGTCTTATTTCTTTGTTGTTTCTAAGTTTGTATAATAACTCTTTTTGTATGCCCATAGATATACTATAAACTATATAAGCTTCCCAAGTTTTAATATTATCTGAATTTAAGACTTTGGGATTTTTAAAATTAATTATGAATTTTTTAAAGTTAATCCATTTTTTCCGCTCTTTATACCCTAATCTTGTTAATTTAGACTTGAAAAGGTATATATTATTTATAAAACCAGATATAATAAGAGCTATAGATACAATATATAGATATGGGTAATATTTATATATAAATAAAACTCCTAATGAAATTTTTATACAGGAATATAAATATAATAAGAATTTCATATGTTTATTTGTTTTTAAATATCCATAATCTGCACACTCTTTATATACTTTTCTTCTCCAAGTGTTATAAAACCTCTTAAATTCCAAAAACTTTTTTTCATCTTGATTGTGTTTTTTTATATCTTCGAAACAAATGATTTTGTTATTTCCAATAAAACCAAATAACCAGTTTAATAAATATTTTTCGTGTTTCTTCAATTCTGTAGTATCCTTATTTGTTAATTGTAATTTATACTTTTCACTAGTTCTATCATATATTTCTAAAATATATCCTTTTCTAATTAAATCAATTATAGTAACAAAAAAATCTTTACTTGTTATTTTTTTATATTTTAATATGCTAATCATAATTGCAGGAGTATAATCGTTTGGTAATTTTAAGTTGTAATTTCTAGGTAAATTTCCCTTTTGAAAAATCAAGATATTTGAAAATAAAATAATTATGTAAACCATATCTATAATTAATACACAAATAGATGCTATATTAATTTTTTTAATTCTACCTATTTTATTTTTATATTTTGTTTCAATACTAATTTCTTCATTTACTAGCTGTTCATATGATGTTAACTCAGTATTATTTTGGATGTTATAATCAGGTATATCCTTTTCTAATAGTATTTCTAACTTCAGCTCTATATTTTGTGGAAAATCATCTATACTATAACTAACTTTATTTTTTTCTACTTTTACATTTTTATATAAATATCCATGTTGGAAAGCTTTAATATTTTCGTATGTTTTGCTCTCTGGAAAACATATAGATATATTCAACTTTTTTATAGTTTTTTCATTATCGATATTGAAAATTTTAAATTTAAACTCATCAACACCATTATGTTTTATAATAAAATCTTCTAAATCATATTCTATTTTATATATTTTAGTTTCAATATTGGATTTATCGTAAACTCTAAAATCCAAGTTATTATTATGATCGAACAACTCTAATTGTAATTGATTTTTATTAGGATATATTTCATATGCTCTTAAATTATCTAATTTAGAATTATTGTCTAGATATAAACTTTTGGTTACTCCATTTGATTGAGAATGAAATTTATATGTTATTTTTTCTATAATATGAGCATCGCCTTTATCATCTACATTTATGTGCATTCTTAAATTTTCAATAGAATAATCTTCTTGTGAAAATACAGGTTTTATTAAAAAAATAAATATTAT of Tepidibacter aestuarii contains these proteins:
- a CDS encoding undecaprenyl-diphosphate phosphatase, whose amino-acid sequence is MSDILKAIILSIVEGVTEFLPISSTGHLILVNQWINFEGNFGFYFNVIIQFGAILSVVILYFKKLNPFDKSKTQIQKQQTINLWSKVIVGFIPAAILGFLFADIIENYLSNPIVVAIMLFIGGIFILVLENSSKRVKINNFDKLSYKTAFSIGMIQCLAMIPGTSRSAATIIGAMLLGTSRQVAAEFSFFLAIPTMAGATAYSVLKMVKSGVTITSNQWMVLLVGIIGSFIVATCVISFFMNYIKRKDFKIFGYYRIVLSVIILFHYFVK
- a CDS encoding P-loop NTPase family protein; this translates as MKIYSNNIHSNLDSLRIKDSEMHFYENCINSLSGIGLTKVVPVNGINIDLMYIKNNNILFIKFMDTTEEIYSILEDELLEVMEEEYYTLQENLKSFNLDVKYNLIYIMPYIEIDNIENDFINNHIIDNIKYNELINDTSLLDKYLMGENDDVILNLFRFYISPEYHVIKKYDKENTKNKFFKKILFSKDEYRYNSLFLSPSQIEKINSIKYGNTLFTGPNGSSKTTILISRAIKLAKLYPKERFLFITYNKQLMHDIKNQINLLYKSPDNLDIYNYHGFIFKMAKDLNLVIDYNKLKLDFSKYFKNVFLQVKNTLKEKKIYKGIFIDGCENFNEEEIKFIHGILFKSKNIFNISVDKSQDIQNNIKSFKGFWENIAFDDIITLEYNYKQTQNISLFVNNFRSNIKKYIENFDDNLPNDYYLNTKSLRCEGEDVEIIFVDDIEEKIKSIIWEIEYLITKKGFGYSDIVIVYPYNKRKLKNGNMIYFQYILRKALEESNIPYIYANDELTNLSNKNGVTISNIYSINNLEYKSLILCQIEMLYGHHLSESSSNNEINNFIKNLNMICTALTCALDKITIVTTFKEENSDIIKMITSSL
- a CDS encoding tyrosine-type recombinase/integrase — protein: MEGLSEYEHELFKEFSRKLKPLSRSDYLNKIILFKSTLSDKNLLNININESKQFIEYINSIYAKSTCEKIYSYLHSFYNFLVKENYIQNNPFANISKPYVSRIKNKNDVLSLDELNKLISIFPNLNKRDRAIISFLISTGCLLNELINLKWKDLTSNTQNNCSCKIGNQKKERIVELPSYSWDLIMDYKESIQITSIDDFVFKSRNSNTITDRNVRLIVKNALSMAGLSNYSAKDFRHSFATFSLKSGLKDENVKEKLGWSDKNYATRYKYVMNFVDSDDIDYIIDDDELNIYKSKNNK
- a CDS encoding DUF2207 domain-containing protein; the encoded protein is MIKIKKRVNLISLIIFIFLIKPVFSQEDYSIENLRMHINVDDKGDAHIIEKITYKFHSQSNGVTKSLYLDNNSKLDNLRAYEIYPNKNQLQLELFDHNNNLDFRVYDKSNIETKIYKIEYDLEDFIIKHNGVDEFKFKIFNIDNEKTIKKLNISICFPESKTYENIKAFQHGYLYKNVKVEKNKVSYSIDDFPQNIELKLEILLEKDIPDYNIQNNTELTSYEQLVNEEISIETKYKNKIGRIKKINIASICVLIIDMVYIIILFSNILIFQKGNLPRNYNLKLPNDYTPAIMISILKYKKITSKDFFVTIIDLIRKGYILEIYDRTSEKYKLQLTNKDTTELKKHEKYLLNWLFGFIGNNKIICFEDIKKHNQDEKKFLEFKRFYNTWRRKVYKECADYGYLKTNKHMKFLLYLYSCIKISLGVLFIYKYYPYLYIVSIALIISGFINNIYLFKSKLTRLGYKERKKWINFKKFIINFKNPKVLNSDNIKTWEAYIVYSISMGIQKELLYKLRNNKEIRRLMYLNKANDNTFIQLINTAFRVNELDSVFIVKKNNK